A genomic stretch from Ovis canadensis isolate MfBH-ARS-UI-01 breed Bighorn chromosome 5, ARS-UI_OviCan_v2, whole genome shotgun sequence includes:
- the TXNDC15 gene encoding thioredoxin domain-containing protein 15 translates to MAPSVAASCQDGGAGSRPRSRPLLPQPSSAGERDSRRCAPVALRPGCTGRGPPRTMRLLGWWQVLLWVLGSPARAEEIAEKRSHLWSEEQPAYPFQVGAVYMSEEMPSPDPVGQDLSAEETEAVLGLDADGNHMVMLSVIPGEAEDKLSPESSSGTCGARGEEDSRCNLRESLFSLDRAGASFSEREEEYYTEPDVAESDPAPTEDANATESLKSPKVNCEERNVTGLENFTLKILNMSQDLMDFLNPNGSDCTLVLFYTPWCRFSASLAPHFNSLPRAFPALHFLALDASQHSSLSTRFGTVAVPNILLFQGAKPMARFNHTDRTLETLKIFIFNQTGIEAKKNVVVTQADQIGPLPSTLIKSVDWLLVFSLFFLISFIMYATIRTESIRWLIPGQEQEHAE, encoded by the exons ATGGCGCCCTCGGTGGCTGCCAGCTGCCAAGATGGCGGCGCGGGATCGCGCCCGCGCTCCCggcctctcctcccccagccttCCTCCGCCGGGGAGCGCGACTCGCGCCGCTGTGCGCCTGTTGCCCTTCGGCCTGGGTGTACGGGCCGGGGCCCGCCCCGCACCATGCGGCTCCTAGGCTGGTGGCAGGTTCTGCTGTGggtgctggggtctcctgcccGCGCCGAGGAGA TTGCAGAGAAAAGAAGTCACTTATGGTCAGAGGAGCAGCCTGCTTACCCATTCCAGGTGGGGGCTGTGTACATGAGTGAGGAGATGCCTTCCCCTGACCCAGTGGGCCAGGACCTGTCTGCAGAAGAGACGGAGGCAGTGCTGGGGCTGGATGCTGACGGCAACCACATGGTGATGTTGTCGGTGATTCCTGGGGAAGCCGAGGACAAGCTGAGCCCAGAGTCCAGCAGCGGCACCTGCGGGGCCAGAGGGGAGGAGGACTCGAGGTGCAACCTCCGGGAGAGCCTCTTCTCCCTGGACAGAGCTGGAGCAAGTTTCtcggagagagaagaggaatacTACACCGAGCCTGATGTGGCGGAATCCGACCCCGCCCCAACTGAGGATGCCAATGCCACCGAAAGTCTGAAATCCCCGAAGGTCAACTGTGAGGAGAGAAATGTGACAGGATTAGAAAATTTCACTCTGAAAATTTTGAATATGTCACAG GACCTTATGGATTTTCTCAACCCAAACGGTAGTGACTGCACTCTAGTCCTGTTTTACACCCCTTGGTGCCGATTTTCTGCCAGTCTGGCCCCTCATTTTAATTCTCTGCCCCGCGCGTTTCCAGCTCTTCACTTTTTGGCACTGGATGCATCTCAGCACAGCAG CCTTTCTACAAGGTTTGGCACCGTGGCTGTTCCGAACATTTTGTTATTTCAAGGGGCTAAACCGATGGCTAGATTTAATCATACAGACCGAACACTGGAAACGCtgaaaatcttcatttttaacCAGACAG GTATAGAAGCCAAGAAAAATGTGGTGGTAACTCAAGCTGACCAAATAGGCCCTCTTCCCAGCACTCTGATAAAAAGTGTGGACTGGTTGCTTgtattttccttattctttttaatcagttttattaTGTACGCTACCATTCGAACTGAGAGTATTCGGTGGCTGATTCCGGGACAAGAGCAGGAACATGCGGAGTAG